A genomic segment from Longimicrobium sp. encodes:
- a CDS encoding LON peptidase substrate-binding domain-containing protein, with amino-acid sequence MRWIPWSLRPVEYGQVPRGRSVGMTTARIGRCLVNPPPGGRPLAANPRETHFRLMRLPLFPLPVVLFPGAPMPLHVFEPRYRQMVARCVEGDERFGLIYHDPDRHGPFSTENGGVGCIAHIVKFQPLPDGRSLLLIRGVERFRVEDGIESGAPYWEALAAPYEDEREDRRGLVPRRQRSIDLFYRVLEEVVKYKQPFPEIDPGLETAFQIAQAIRIDPGWQQDLLVSRRERDRLGQLDELLRLVLDAGTLDGTRDDPPFPF; translated from the coding sequence ATGCGGTGGATCCCCTGGTCGCTGCGGCCTGTGGAGTACGGGCAGGTGCCTCGTGGCCGCTCCGTCGGGATGACGACGGCCCGCATCGGCAGGTGCCTCGTCAACCCGCCGCCCGGGGGGCGCCCTCTTGCCGCGAATCCGCGTGAGACGCACTTTCGCCTGATGAGGCTTCCGCTGTTTCCCCTTCCCGTGGTGCTGTTTCCCGGCGCGCCCATGCCGCTGCACGTGTTCGAGCCGCGCTACCGGCAGATGGTGGCGCGCTGCGTGGAGGGCGACGAGCGGTTCGGGCTGATCTACCACGATCCGGACCGCCACGGCCCCTTCAGCACTGAGAACGGGGGCGTGGGATGCATCGCGCACATCGTGAAGTTCCAGCCCCTGCCCGACGGCCGGTCGCTGCTGCTGATCCGCGGCGTGGAGCGCTTTCGCGTGGAAGACGGCATCGAGTCCGGCGCGCCGTACTGGGAGGCGCTGGCCGCCCCGTACGAGGACGAGCGGGAGGACCGCCGCGGGCTGGTGCCGCGCCGCCAGCGCTCCATCGACCTGTTCTACCGCGTGCTGGAAGAGGTGGTGAAGTACAAGCAGCCCTTCCCCGAGATCGATCCCGGGCTGGAAACGGCCTTCCAGATCGCGCAGGCCATCCGCATCGACCCCGGGTGGCAGCAGGACCTGCTGGTATCCCGGCGCGAGCGCGACCGCCTGGGACAGCTGGACGAGCTGCTGCGGCTGGTGCTGGACGCGGGCACCCTGGACGGCACCCGCGACGACCCGCCGTTCCCCTTCTGA
- a CDS encoding TonB-dependent siderophore receptor, translating into MLCAAPAAAQAPLSAVGAGAAEWAAAKGDTATVIHFSIRPQPLADALRDYARQTALRVRVDVAAASAGRQASGISGSLTAAEALRQLLAGTGMTAQFTDRETVVVTGSAAAGEGVYTLTTLTVVGQRSRGYGAPRSSTATRTDTPLRDTPQSVSVVTADVIADQSMQGMADVVRYVPGVTMGQGEGHRDAPTIRGNASTADFFVDGVRDDVQYLRDVYNVERVEALKGSNAMTFGRGGGGGVLNRVTKEPRWAPTRVFTVEGGSHDHRRATVDLGQGFGALALRFNGMYENSEGFRDTYQLRRYGLNPTLALALGARTTVQAGYEYFSDDRTVDRGIPSFQGRPSTAPITTFFGNPDSSYATARVSAASGFVEHVLPGGWTVRNRTRVADYDKDYLNSLPGAVSADGATVTLSAYGNTTERRNLFNQTDVTWGVGTGALRHTLLAGAEVGRQETENFRRTGYYNDAATSFTAPFSAPTVATPITFRQSASDADNGTTASVTSFFVQDQLELSRHLQAIAGVRWERFDIDFRNDRNGEELSRRDEMVSPRAGLVFKPVAAASLYGSYSVSYLPSSGEQFSSLSATSSTLEPERFTNREVGAKWDVRPGFSLTTALYALDRTNTTAPDPADPKRVVQTGEQRTTGVEFGASGNVTPAWQMVGGATFQRAKITSTTSAAPEGRRVPLVPERTFSLWNRLQVHRSIGLGLGVIHQAEMFAAIDNTVTLPGFTRADAALFLRLAPLLSAQVNVENVLDRRYYATSHGNNNIMPGASRTLRLTLTTRR; encoded by the coding sequence TTGCTGTGCGCCGCCCCCGCCGCGGCCCAGGCTCCCCTCTCCGCCGTCGGGGCTGGAGCGGCGGAATGGGCCGCGGCGAAGGGCGACACCGCGACCGTCATCCACTTTTCCATCCGCCCGCAGCCGCTGGCGGATGCCCTGCGTGACTATGCCCGCCAGACGGCGCTCCGCGTGCGCGTGGACGTGGCGGCGGCCTCGGCCGGACGGCAGGCGTCCGGCATTTCCGGCTCGCTGACCGCGGCCGAGGCGCTGCGCCAGCTGCTGGCCGGCACCGGGATGACGGCGCAGTTCACCGACCGCGAAACCGTGGTGGTCACGGGGAGCGCGGCGGCGGGCGAGGGCGTGTACACGCTCACCACCCTCACGGTCGTGGGCCAGCGCAGCCGCGGGTACGGGGCGCCGCGCAGCAGCACCGCCACCCGCACCGACACGCCGCTGCGCGACACGCCGCAGTCCGTGAGCGTGGTGACGGCCGACGTCATCGCCGACCAGTCGATGCAGGGGATGGCCGACGTGGTGCGCTACGTTCCAGGCGTCACCATGGGCCAGGGCGAGGGGCACCGCGACGCGCCCACCATCCGCGGCAACGCCAGCACCGCCGACTTCTTCGTCGACGGCGTGCGCGACGACGTGCAGTACCTGCGCGACGTGTACAACGTGGAGCGCGTGGAGGCGCTGAAGGGCAGCAATGCCATGACCTTCGGGCGGGGCGGCGGCGGTGGGGTGCTCAACCGCGTCACCAAGGAGCCGCGCTGGGCGCCCACCCGGGTGTTCACCGTCGAGGGCGGCTCGCACGACCACCGGCGGGCCACGGTGGACCTGGGCCAGGGCTTCGGCGCGCTGGCGCTGCGCTTCAACGGCATGTACGAGAACTCGGAAGGGTTCCGCGACACGTACCAGCTTCGCCGCTACGGGCTGAACCCCACGCTGGCGCTGGCCCTGGGCGCGCGGACGACGGTGCAGGCCGGGTACGAGTACTTCAGCGACGACCGCACCGTGGACCGGGGGATCCCCTCGTTCCAGGGCCGTCCGTCCACGGCACCCATCACCACCTTCTTCGGCAACCCCGACTCCAGCTATGCGACGGCGCGGGTCAGCGCCGCCAGCGGCTTCGTGGAGCACGTGCTTCCGGGCGGGTGGACGGTGCGCAACCGCACGCGCGTGGCGGACTACGACAAGGACTACCTGAACAGCCTGCCCGGTGCGGTGAGCGCGGACGGCGCCACCGTCACGCTCTCGGCCTACGGCAACACCACCGAGCGCCGGAACCTGTTCAACCAGACGGACGTCACCTGGGGGGTGGGCACCGGCGCGCTGCGGCACACGCTGCTGGCCGGCGCCGAGGTGGGGCGGCAGGAAACGGAGAACTTCCGCCGGACGGGCTACTACAACGACGCGGCCACCTCCTTCACCGCGCCCTTCAGTGCGCCGACGGTGGCCACGCCCATCACCTTCCGGCAGAGCGCGTCCGACGCCGACAACGGCACCACGGCCTCGGTGACGTCGTTCTTCGTGCAGGACCAGCTGGAGCTTTCGCGCCACCTGCAGGCCATCGCCGGCGTGCGCTGGGAGCGCTTCGACATCGACTTCCGCAACGACCGCAACGGCGAGGAGCTGAGCCGCCGCGACGAGATGGTGTCGCCGCGCGCCGGGCTGGTGTTCAAGCCGGTGGCGGCCGCGTCGCTCTACGGCAGCTACAGCGTGTCGTATCTGCCCAGCTCGGGGGAGCAGTTCAGCTCGCTGAGCGCCACGTCGAGCACGCTGGAGCCAGAGCGGTTCACCAACCGCGAGGTGGGCGCCAAGTGGGACGTGCGCCCCGGCTTTTCGCTGACCACGGCGCTGTACGCGCTGGACCGTACCAACACCACGGCGCCGGACCCGGCGGATCCCAAGCGGGTGGTGCAGACGGGCGAGCAGCGCACCACGGGCGTGGAGTTCGGCGCCTCGGGCAACGTGACGCCGGCGTGGCAGATGGTGGGCGGCGCCACCTTCCAGCGGGCGAAGATCACCAGCACGACGTCCGCGGCGCCCGAGGGCCGGCGGGTGCCGCTGGTGCCGGAGCGCACGTTCTCGCTGTGGAACCGGCTGCAGGTACACCGGTCCATCGGGCTCGGGCTGGGCGTCATCCACCAGGCGGAGATGTTCGCGGCCATCGACAACACCGTCACGCTCCCCGGCTTCACCCGCGCCGACGCCGCGCTGTTCCTGCGCCTGGCGCCGCTGCTCAGCGCGCAGGTTAACGTGGAGAACGTGCTGGACAGGCGCTATTACGCCACGTCGCACGGCAACAACAACATCATGCCGGGCGCCTCGCGCACCCTGCGCCTGACGCTGACCACCCGCCGCTGA
- a CDS encoding purine-nucleoside phosphorylase, protein MTHTSIEPTVTFLRERFTRAPHAILVLGSGLGGLADEIEDAVRVPFDDIPGFPRRTQALAGHAGQLVAGRMEGVEVVAMQGRFHLYEGWKPSDVALPVRALASLGARSMLLTNAAGGIRPGFVPGDLMLIADHLNLMFQNPLIGETYPGETRFPDMSDPYDAGFRRAAEEVARELKIPVTQGVYAGLLGPTYETPAEVRMLGRLGADAVGMSTVPEVIVARAIGVKCLGISCITNLAAGLSGQALSHDEVMEVGAQVRERLVALVRGVLPRIAPLNLASEAAN, encoded by the coding sequence ATGACTCACACCTCCATCGAGCCCACGGTCACCTTCCTGCGCGAGCGCTTCACCCGCGCGCCGCACGCCATCCTGGTGCTGGGCAGCGGCCTGGGCGGCCTGGCCGACGAGATCGAGGACGCCGTGCGCGTTCCCTTCGACGACATCCCCGGCTTTCCCCGCCGCACCCAGGCGCTGGCGGGGCACGCGGGGCAGCTGGTCGCCGGGCGGATGGAGGGGGTGGAAGTGGTGGCCATGCAGGGCCGCTTTCACCTGTACGAGGGATGGAAGCCGTCTGACGTGGCGCTGCCGGTGCGCGCCCTGGCGTCGCTGGGCGCCCGGTCCATGCTGCTGACCAACGCGGCGGGGGGGATTCGCCCCGGCTTCGTGCCCGGCGACCTGATGCTGATCGCCGACCACCTGAACCTGATGTTCCAGAACCCGCTGATCGGCGAAACGTATCCGGGCGAAACGCGCTTCCCGGACATGTCGGACCCGTACGACGCCGGCTTTCGCCGCGCGGCCGAAGAGGTGGCCCGTGAGCTGAAGATTCCCGTCACCCAGGGCGTCTACGCTGGGCTGCTGGGCCCCACCTACGAAACCCCGGCCGAGGTGCGGATGCTGGGGCGGCTGGGCGCCGACGCGGTGGGGATGTCCACCGTCCCGGAGGTGATCGTGGCGCGCGCCATCGGGGTGAAGTGCCTGGGCATTTCGTGCATCACCAACCTGGCCGCGGGGCTCAGCGGGCAGGCGCTTTCGCACGACGAGGTGATGGAGGTGGGCGCGCAGGTGCGCGAGCGCCTGGTGGCCCTCGTCCGCGGCGTCCTTCCCCGCATCGCCCCGCTGAACCTGGCCTCCGAAGCCGCCAACTGA
- a CDS encoding S8 family peptidase: MKRTLSPLAAVAMLGLAAACSDSAPTGSEARAPGGAPLLSAAPGRGIEGQYIVVLKDGANPNSVAAIAGVSPRFVYTAALNGFSATLNAGQLNALQRQEGVSYIEQDQLTTASATQSGATWGLDRIDQRDLPLNSTYNYTPTGAGVNAYIIDTGILTTHNEFGGRAVSGYTAISDGRGTTDCNGHGTHVAGTVGGTTYGVAKGVKLYAVRVLDCAGSGSNSGVIAGMDWVASNHVKPAVANMSLGGGASTATDDAVNRMHNAGVTVVVAAGNENQNACNVSPARAANAITVGSTTNTDARSSFSNWGTCVDIFAPGSNITSAWYTGTTATNTISGTSMASPHTAGVVALYLQGTPSATPASVATALINNSTANKVTSAGTGSPNRLLYSIFGGGTTPPPTGGTTYTGSLSGAGDSDIHPNGTYYQSTVSGTHKGVLDGPTGVDFDLQLFKWNGSAWSIVARGETASPDETITYSGTAGYYYWKVLSYTGSGSYSFTMTKP, translated from the coding sequence ATGAAGCGCACGCTCTCCCCCCTCGCCGCCGTCGCCATGCTCGGCCTTGCGGCCGCCTGCTCCGACTCGGCCCCCACCGGCTCGGAGGCACGCGCCCCCGGCGGCGCCCCCCTGCTTTCGGCGGCGCCGGGCCGTGGCATCGAGGGACAGTACATCGTGGTGCTGAAAGACGGCGCCAACCCCAACTCCGTGGCCGCCATCGCCGGCGTGAGCCCGCGCTTCGTGTACACCGCGGCGCTCAACGGCTTTTCCGCCACCCTGAACGCGGGCCAGCTGAACGCGCTGCAGCGGCAGGAAGGCGTCAGCTACATCGAGCAGGACCAGCTCACCACGGCCTCGGCCACGCAGAGCGGCGCCACGTGGGGGCTCGACCGCATCGACCAGCGCGACCTTCCGCTGAACAGCACCTACAACTACACGCCGACCGGCGCGGGCGTGAACGCGTACATCATCGATACCGGCATCCTGACCACCCACAACGAGTTCGGCGGGCGCGCGGTGTCGGGCTACACGGCCATCAGCGACGGACGCGGCACCACCGACTGCAACGGGCACGGAACCCACGTGGCCGGCACCGTCGGCGGCACCACGTACGGCGTGGCCAAGGGCGTGAAGCTGTACGCCGTGCGCGTGCTGGACTGCGCCGGCAGCGGCAGCAACTCGGGCGTGATCGCGGGCATGGACTGGGTGGCCAGCAACCACGTGAAGCCGGCCGTGGCCAACATGTCGCTGGGCGGCGGCGCCAGCACGGCCACGGACGACGCGGTGAACCGCATGCACAACGCGGGCGTCACGGTGGTCGTGGCCGCCGGCAACGAGAACCAGAACGCCTGCAACGTGTCGCCGGCCCGCGCGGCCAACGCCATCACGGTGGGCTCCACCACCAACACCGACGCCCGCTCGTCGTTCAGCAACTGGGGCACCTGCGTCGACATCTTCGCGCCGGGCAGCAACATCACCAGCGCCTGGTACACCGGCACCACCGCCACCAACACCATCAGCGGCACGTCGATGGCTTCGCCGCACACGGCGGGCGTGGTCGCGCTGTACCTGCAGGGCACTCCGTCGGCGACGCCGGCCAGCGTGGCCACCGCGCTGATCAACAACTCCACGGCCAACAAGGTGACGAGCGCCGGTACGGGCTCGCCCAACCGCCTGCTGTACAGCATCTTCGGCGGCGGCACCACGCCTCCCCCGACGGGCGGCACCACGTACACCGGCAGCCTGAGCGGCGCCGGCGACTCCGACATCCACCCGAACGGCACCTACTACCAGAGCACGGTGTCGGGCACCCACAAGGGCGTGCTGGACGGCCCCACGGGCGTGGACTTCGACCTGCAGCTGTTCAAGTGGAACGGCTCGGCGTGGAGCATCGTCGCGCGCGGCGAGACGGCGTCGCCGGACGAGACCATCACGTACAGCGGCACCGCCGGGTACTACTACTGGAAGGTGCTCTCGTACACCGGCAGCGGCTCGTACTCGTTCACCATGACCAAGCCCTGA